From the genome of Passer domesticus isolate bPasDom1 chromosome 12, bPasDom1.hap1, whole genome shotgun sequence:
GCCCAGGAAGCAGAAGTAAATTCAACAGTAATAAAACAGTCTACTTCAATGTCTTCTGTATTATCGGTTTCCAGGAGAATCACCTGGGAACTGTCTAGTCAGCTAGGCAGATACCCCAGATACACCGCCCCTTAGAGCTACCCTTCTGTAGGCCACAGAGATCACTTTGACATCTACCAATTCTCAGGACCCTACTAAGGCCAGGTATCTCCAAGCCAAATTTCACTGGCTACAGGCTTGATGGGACAGCAGGAAGGAGGAGAAAGTAGAACCTGTCCCTATCTATTTGCAGCTGAAGCTTGCAAGGAGACACCAGGCATGTGAGAGATCTTACAGCATGTTTAATACACCAGCACTGggtgctctgctccagcaatCACAGCTCATGCTTTCAaccctgctgctctcctttcAGGTCTCCCTACTCCAGCTTCCTGGGAAGGTGCCAGCAGAAAGCCCAATGGTCAGCTAGAAGCTTTCTGGGTACATTTGGCTGGCTCCTGTCAGGAACATGACACCCATCCTGGCCTCAGGGAAGGGAATAACCTTTAGCAAAGTGAAGACCAGGTGCCACCCATGAAAGGCCAGAGATGTGGTTTCCCCAGGAATGGCACAGCACCCCTGGGACATTGCTTACCTTCACTGTAGCTGCCAACTCCTTCCATTGCTCCTGCCGGGGATCCACCCCAGTGGGGTTGTGAGCACAAGCATGCAAGAGGATGATGCTCTTCTCTGGAATTTTCTAAGGAAGATGTTATAGAGAATGAATCATCAGTGATATCTGAGCATTCTCCTCAGCAGATGAGACAGCTTAGGTGAGCTCAGTGGGGCTTCTAGCCTTGATTTAATGCCTTCAGGCATCATAGAATgatagaatattctgagctggaatgGACCCATAAGGAGTCCACCTccttggccctgcacaggacaacccTGAACACCAAACTATGTACCTGAATTGTTCAAAcactccttgagccctggcaaACTTGGTGCCATGACAACTTCCCTCAGGACCCTGTCtgagtgcccaaccaccctctgtgtgaaaaatcttttcctaatatccagcctaaaactcccctgacacagcttcatgcCACATGATCACATTTAGGGTAAAGTAATATCACCACTCGTTTCCCCACATGACCTCCCTTCTCCAGGCATGGAAGGCAACTCACAGAAATGTCATCCATGGCTCCAGAGAAGTCAAGGCTGCACGTCTTGGGGTCATAGTAGCGGTAAGCCTGAAGCTGCATGCCAGCATCACGGAAAATGGGAGTGTGATTgccccaggatggtttgggtagATACACATCACGGCTGGCTTTGAAGAATCGTTGCTGATCAATAGAAAGACAGTGTTCAAACAGGTTGTATACATACAAGAGATTACAAAACTAAAAATTCAGCTCTGGTCAAAATATGTCCTTTCCTTCTACTGCTGGCCAGGCACTCACCAAAAAGTTGGCTCCAATTCGCAGGGATCCAGTCCCAGAAATACCCTGCACAGTAACATactgcaagaaaagaaaaaaatacctgaGTCTGAGTAGCCATGTTGTGTTACAGGGAGAGTGCAGTCACTATgtcagcactggcagcagcacaccaAAACAGGGACAAGGGGCTGGAGGGACCACAGGGGTCAGCATCTCCAACTCCAGGGCAGGGAGTTTGGCCCCCTGGCAAGGTTAAATCCCCTCCTTGGACAGGGCTGTTTCACCCCAGCCTTCAGAGGAAGCAGTGATCCTTGGGGCCAGCCAGCCCACAACTCAGAAGCATCAACCCCCCACCAGTTCTTTCACATTTCTGAGCACCCACATACCAACCACGTGTcctccctgccccgtgtccCAGCCTCTCCTTACCCGGCCACTCTTGAAAGCCTCACTGTTTTCCCCCAGAGCCAGTTCTGCGGATGCCCGGGTGAAATCTGCTAGTCCCCCGATGGGCAAGTACTCCTTATCCATCTTCTTGGATGCTATCATGGCCTCTGCCTGGAAGGGAGGACACAAGCTCAGCAAGGAAGGCATCACCGTGCACAGAGTGATGGACAGCTGAAGGTCACCTCTTTGCACATTTGCTTGCTCGGAAGGGGCAAAGGTTGGATTACAGGAGTTTCTCTGCAGGGCTCATTCCAAGCAAGGGGCAGCAGTAAACATTTCAGATAAAACCCCACAGCCACAAGAGCCCTCAGTGGGGGACAGTGTTGGTAACGTGGAGCCAAGGAAACCTGGCAGCAGAAGAGAGCACCACTTCCAGCTGCACAAGGACACTCTTTGCCCAAGCATGAATTGTCCTGCAGGAAAGCAAGACTTGAGTGCTACTGAGAGGCAGATGTCATCTCTATGTTGGATACACCCCAAACCAGGAAGGGTAGCAAACCTTTTGTAGGGCCATGTCATGCTGGAAATGGCACAGACCCTGGCAGCATTCACATACCACCAGGAAACTGTCCCAGTGACACCATCCAGGCTCCCTGGTTGTGACCCAGCTgcacagagagagggagggcaaggatgGCTTTAAACCCCACACTGATGAGACATGGGAAAAAGCACTCACCCTGCACCCTCCCTCTCAATGCAGCCAATCAATGCATGTGTCAGCTGCCAGCTATTTAACAGCCTATTTCTACCCCTACAGCCCTAAAAGACCCCATAATCCCTTCAAGGGCAATGTCCACACCCAGCTCAGTGGGCTGGAGTTTTAGACTGGCTTATGGAGAAACTGGTAGTATCAGCTCAGCAGAATTTCTAAGACTAATCCATTAAGGGGCCAATGTCAGCTCCTTCCTCCCTTGTGGGATGCCCTAAAGAACATCAGCTTGTTCAAGAAATACCTTGAAGTTCAGAGAACAGGTGCATTGGAGGGCTCATAGAAATCAGCAACAAGTTAGAGTTACCTGAATGGGAACAGGACATGTATTCTCTGTTTTGTCCTGTACTACTTACAGCTCTGTCATGTCTCAAAAGCATTAGTCCTGCTAAGGGAGGCATCCAGGAATACTGTCCTGCTCTGTTAGAGACAGAGCTTATTTTAAGGCTCAAGAGACAATAGACCTTCCCCTTCCCTGACTCCCTCAGGCACGTGGATctggccctgcccagcagccagcagccagctcACCTTGCGAACGCAGTTCAGGACATACGGCTTCCCGTTGTCATCCCGATACGCCCCCACTCCCAGGTTCATCTTCTTGGAGTTGGTGTCACGCTTGTAAGCTTCTGTCACCCCCAGGATGGGGTCGGGGGGACCCATCTCCACATGGGACCACCATGAGCTAAAGGGAGAAACAAGAGCTAAGCACGAGGCTTGAGAACTGGGCAGAGATGTGCACCGACAGAAACCCCCAAGGGAAATCTTGTCTTTAAACCACTGAGAAAGGTACAAATAGTGTTCAGAGAATTATCCAATAAACCAAAGCAAACCATTTAAGTCACATTGTATATTGCAGAATGGGCAAAGAGCCCTGGTTCATTGTGGCTGAAGATAACTGATTCCCTCTCAGTCATTAGCATGTTGAAATGCTCCTGTTTGCTTTATGTGCTAACACCACAAAGAGCCCAGGAAACTGAAGCCTTGAACTCCTATGCTCTGGACaagtgcccagagcctgcacgAGGGATTGCACAGGTCATTGCCCTCCAGGGAACCTTGGCCAGACCCAGGCAATTGCACAAAAGCAGGAATACGGAGTCTCTTCCAAACTCCTGGAAAGGCTTAGTACATGAAAActaatttgtttttctcccaGCATTGGCTGACAAAATAAAGGTATTTCCACTCTTGGCTCTACAAACTCTGCCTCTCCAATGCTGTAGACAAATACTGTTTTCCAGGAAATCATAGAAGACAGTTTGTTCCCCGTGTGACAAGTGACAAGCTCTGATGTGAAGACCCTTCCCCTGCTGTCAAGCACAAAACCTGCCTGGATCAGGAGGAGCTTTGTGTTCCCCCAACACAAGGAGccacctgcctctgcctggctggcagcacacCCTGAAGATGGAGAGGCTCTCTTAATGTCAAGGGCAGAGCAGACCATGCTATAAAAAGAAACCTGTTATTTCCTTTGGCCACCGTCTCTGGCCTGTCCCATGTCCAGGCTCTGCAGGCCTGCAGacagtgcaggagcagcagtgtggtGTTCTTTAACCTGCCTAGCAGAGGGATTTGGCTGTCACAGCCCCCTCCTGAAGACACTACAAGCAGCTCTGAGTGTCCTGAGTCACCACACAGGCGCCTACCCCCATCCCCCAAGCTCAGTGGGGAATAAAAGGTGCAATACAAAGTAGATTGGGTTTATCTCCTGGAGGACAGAACTCAAGCCTTGATTGCTGAGGGAGAAACACACAGACAGAGAGACATCAGCTTTACTATACTTTGCAGTCCAGGAAAGGCTATGTCATCTGATAAGAAGATCCTTTCCCAACTTGGGAATGCTGTCCTGGGGCTGGTCCATGCCCCAGGCAATGCAGGCAGcctggagccagcccagggccagccagACCTCCTGCTGAATGTGTAGTGCAGACTCTGTGGGCAGATACAGATCTGTGGGCAGAGGGGCCACAAAGGTTAAGGAAGCTCTAACTGACCAGCAGAACTCACACAATCatctttccactctgtctcTGTTTTAGGCCAAGTTTCCTCACTGAAGAAAAATTTTGCACTCTGCCATGTATGTAGATTGCATCTCATGGAGCCTCAATCATTTGCCCTCTTCAGACTAACTTCAGACAACCCTCTATACACtatttccaaattttaaaaaagcctgtTATTccttttgacaggttttgaggAAGAGGTAGAGCCACCTCAGGTAGTTTAAAAATGGAAGATGTGCTTAATGTTTTTTAGACTACCAACTAGTCTTAATTACCTCTTAAGTATAGGATTAGCTTGGAAAAGAGGATGAGTCAGAGAAGCCAGCAACACACACCCTCCAGAGAGGGACAGGGCCTGCAGCCAGTGTGGAGGGAGTGACCTGGGGAACCAACCTGAGCAGGACACGTCAAGGGGACTGTCAGGGCAAACTCCTGCTGCGGGTTCAGGCAGTTTTGGACAAACCCTTCCCAATGTTTTCCTGGCAATggagaggcagggaaagagATAAACAATGTGCAGTAGTGTGGCTCTCTTCAGTTTACCTGGTTTAAGATTATTTTGGTAtcaagggctgcaggagcctggctATCTATTTTaaagagctgctgctttggagATGGTGACAGCACCTTCTTTCTGCTGGGCTTTTCCCCAAGCAGCTTACAGTGTTTGGGGTATTTAGGTCCTGATCTTGCTAAGGCTTAGGCAGGTCACTGAGCTCTAACATACTGCAATTAATGCTGATCCTGCAGGCATTTACCTAAGCTGCAGCACTCCAGAGAGTTAAGTACCTTTGTTCTGAGCCGGTTTTTGTGCTGGCTTAAGGCACCAACGGGGTAGGTTTAGGACTTATTTTCCTGTTCTCAGCATGAAGGTTTCCAAGTGAAAAAAGACTCCTCTGGTGTTTCCAGGGAGGTGAGCTTGCAGGGAGACAGGAGAAAACAGCCTGGGCTGAGTTGTCCAAACACATCAGGATACCAAAGAGATCACAGAGGCAAAGCTTTCCCAAAGAGGTGTGGGAAAAAGAGATCTACTAGGGGTCCAAGGCCACAAACCCTAACACACTGCTACCCCCCGTTACTGTTGTCCCTGCACTGccttgtattttattttgagcAATTAAAAGAACATTGGGCTTGAATAAAGGTCAAAGCTATAAACTGCACATCTCTGCCAGGCCAGAGGTATTCAGTGCAGAAAACTAACCAGAGGCAAACTTAACTGGGGTTGAACTACCCGAGGGATACTCAATGTAAGCCAAAGGAAGCACATTCTCCAGCTACAGGACTTCACACAAAAGGCCCAGTCAGAGTTTAGATGCTCATCAGAGCTCCAAATAGTCTCTGTACTCCTCACTCATGCTGGTCTTCTGAGCTGGTTTAATGCACAGCTGCAAGTGCAGGGGGACAGAGAAGGTGGAAAAATGCACCAGGGATTGCATAAATTTGtaacatttttcaaaaaatatatGTGGAACTTATGCCTCAAGTGCACAGACCTAAGAAGTGCTTAAGGACTCAGGCCAAGCCTGGAGAACAAGCATTTACAAGCCCAGTGAAGGTTTCCATTGTGGAGAGGCCAGCCCACATTCCCTGAGGTACAGCCACACAAGATACTGGATTTCAGCTTTGCCAAAGCCCCCACAGCAGTTCTGCAAGACAGAGCAGAGTGAGGGGCCAAAGGCTGTACGTAAACCACATCTAAAGCAAATATTTACACAAGAACAATGccaacaggctgctggctactACAGGGCCTTTCAACCCTAAAAATTCCTTGCCCCAGTGAGCTGCTAAGTTTTCCACCAAGAAAGGTATTTAAATAGCTGTCTTGTGATACATCCGAGCAGCAGACTCAGTTATCGTCCTAATTAGCATTTGTGTGTCAACGGAGCCATTTTAACCATTTCGTATCTCTTAACCTCTGCTCTGCTTTCAGAAAGAGCATTCTCAGCACAGATTAATGATAGCAGCTGGAGCACCACATTATGTTGCTGAAGATAAGGAAACAGAAACTGCTAATCAGTGCTTGGCTTCCCTTGTTGCATAATAAGCCACTgttcctgaaaggaaaaagggggctgtgcacagaggctccTTACTTACAAAACTTAACTTCTCCTGGGTGACCTCAATGCAATTTGGTAATTTACAGTTTGCTGTATACCAAGCTTGAGAAAAGCAAGGCTTATGCCAGCAGGCTCCATACCTGTCACAGGCCTGCTATAGTCCATGGGCACAAAACACAAGTTCTAGACAGCTGCTCTTCTGTCCCTGGCTTAGAATCCTAGTGACTGCTGGAatagagatttttaaaaaacccactgCTTTCCTGCTCTGACATAAGCTGGAAGCTGTTTCTTAGAGACTTCTCCACTAGTGAGGGCCAGGAAGAGCAGCAAGGCCTcatccagatccctctgcacgCTCtgcttcttggccacctggtcTCAGTGATGTTCCCAGCCCCGTGGCTCTCAGGTCAGCTGTACTTTGTGGAAACTTGGATGTTCTGGGCTTTtcacacagctccagcagcaccctaCATGCTTCTATCCAAACCTCTGCTGACCAGAGACAGCAGAATCCAGAGCTGCCAGTGCAGGACTGGTCCTCACAGAAACAGTCACTGCTCCTGCCAGGGTTTGTACCCCTGAGAGCACAGCTCTAGCACAGCCAGCACTACTCCCACCCCATTTCATGGATCACGGGGTCACTGCTGACCTGCTGCACTGTGCATAACCCCATGTGCATGAGGCCCACTGCACAGTGCAGAGCTCCCTTTGGTCCCACTAcagggcagccaggcagcaccaccccagccccattttACAGCACACAGAATCCTGGagtggcttgggttggaagagacctgaAAGGTTTCACTGTCCAAACCCCTGCCATAgacaggggcaccttccactagaccaggatgctccaagccctgtccaggaacacttccagggatgtgaCAGGCAGTTtttctggacaacctgtgccagggcctcaccaccctcacagggaagaatttgttcctaatatctaatttaaccctgccctctgtcaatTTAAACCctttcccccttgtcctggcgCTCCATACCCTtgtcaaaagtccctctccagctctcttgcagCCCCTTTAgatactggaaggccacaattaggtcaccccaTAGCCTTCTCTCATCCAGGCTGAATAACCCCAGCTCTTTCACtcagcctttccccacagaaatgGTGCTCCATTCCTTAACCATCTTTGTGGTCTCTGGACTTGATTGAACAGGTACGATGTCCTTCTCGTGCTGGGGTCCCAAaagtggctgcagagctgcagggggggtctcagcagagcagagcagaggggcagaaccCCCTCCCTTTACCTGATGCCTACACTGCCGGTGATGCAGCCCAGCGCGCTGTTGGCTCCTGCGCTGCGAGCGCACATGGCCGGGCACGTCCAGCCGCTCATCGACCACACCACTCGTGCCCCGAAGCGCAGCGTACATCACCAGCGGCACCCCTTGAGCCAAGCCCTCAAGGCACAGGGTGTCCCCGGCCCGTGGTCGAGGCACAGGGTGTCCCCGGCCCGTGGTCGAGGCCAGGTTCCCCGGCCCCGTCGCTCGGGGTCCCGGTGCCTGCGCGCCCTCCACGGCGGCGCCTCAAGGGCAGGCGGGGGGCGCCGGGCTGGGCCGCAGCCAATCAGCGCGCGGGGACCCCCCTCCCCAGCCAATCAGAGCGCGAGGACCCCCCTCCCCAGCCAATCCGAGCGCGGTCCGTCCCCCCCGGCAACCCCCTTCCCCAGCGCGGCGTCAGCGGCGGGCCGCACGGGGGGACTCGCTTCCCGCAGCCTCCCCCCACCGCCCCCTCGGCGCGGGGCTCGGCCGCGGGAAAACCCCTCTGCCGACAGCGGCGGGCGGCCCTAGGGGCTGAGCCACCTCTCGGGCCTCACCTGgcgcgggaggcggcggcggcgaggcGCGGGGCGGCGAGGAGCCGGCGGCTGTGCAGGAGCGCCatggcggcagcggcggcggcggcagcggcgggcgggcACTTCACACCACGGGCGCCTCGGGGCTGAGCGCTCCGCCCCGCGCATGCGCCGCCGCGCGCCGGGCCCCGCCCGCGCTGCCCCCTGGCGGCCGGTGCGGGTCAGTGCAGCCCTGCCGCCCGgtccgggccgtgccgggccgtgctGGGATGTGCCGGACTGGACCGGGATGTACTGGGCCACGCTAGGCTGTACCGGGCTGTGTTGTACCAGGAAATGCTGGCTGTACTGGGCTGTCCTACACTGTACTGGGCTCTAGAGGGCTGTACTGGGATATGGAGGACTCAGCTAGGACATGATGGGCCACACTGGGCTGGTGCTGAACCATCTTGTACCGGGCTATACTGGGACATACAGGATGGTACTGCACCATACTAGGCTGTACAACGCTGTACTTGATCTGTGTAGGACTGCATGGCACCATATGGAGCCATACATGTCTACACAGGGCAGTCTTGGGCACAGTGAGCTATACAGGATTGTAACGCGCCATATGGGACTCTGCAGGGATATACAGGGCTGTACTTGGCCATATGGAGCTGTACAGGACTGTGCTAGGCCATACTGGGCTGTATGGGGCTGTACTTGGTTGCCCTGCGCCATTCTGGGGTGTACAGGGCCATGTGGAATGTAAAGTCTGTACTGGGCTGTGCTTAGCCACACAGGACCGTACAACACCACACAGGTCTGTATAGTGTGGTACTGGTCCATACGGAAATGTCTTGAGCCACAGAGGGATATACAGGGCTGCACTGAGCCATACTGGGCTGTTCTGAGCCAAACTGAGCTGTGTGGGATTTTACTGGGCCATAatgggctgcacagggctgtACTGGGCTGTACACATCTGGATGGGACTGCCCTGCACCACACTGGGCCATGCAGccctcagctgggctgcactGGGTAGTACAGGAGTGGGAGAGGTTGCACTGGGACTGCGCCAGCATCGTCACCCTGGGACTGGCTTCCAAAACTGGGAGTGGGGAAACAACCCTTGGGATGTCCCCGAGGCTTTGGCAGGGTGTTGGGGTGAATGGGAGGGATAACTGGGAGATACACCCAGCTTGCCTGCAGTCTGCTCCCCCGGGATTTTCCAATGACCCTCATTCCACAGGGGCTTTCCCAAATGCTCCATCTCTCTTCCCCACCCAGCAGCTGTGTCCTCTGTGGGATCAGAGTGTGACATCCCCTCCTCCCTGTCACCCCACAGCCCTCCATGAGATGCAGAAATAGGGACTTCAGTCTAGCAGTACTTGAATTTATTAGTAAACTCTTCTTTGGTAAATGATAAAAACTCAAGAGACCAAAGGAATGAAAACAACACCCccgcaaagagaaaaaaaaaatcatatcaTTAAACAAACCAggcagatgggaaaaaaaataaagtttcccCCCACAAATGGGATTTTAGCAACCTACAGCAAACCCAAGAGATGTTGGGGGAGCTCTGCAGTGATGGGGGCTCCCCTTTGTGCTTGCTTTCGGGGAGGAGGAGCGTGGGCTGTGTGGGGGGGGTCCTACATGGGGGGCTCATTGCAGAGCACCATCTCCAGTTCCTTGCGGTAGAGCTTGCCCCCGTCGGAGAGGTTCATGATGCTCTTCCTGTAGTTGGTGAGCTGCTGGATGTTCATCTCCTGCAAggcacggggggcacggggggtgGGCATCCCCTTTCTCCCGGGGGAGTACCCCCAGGCTGAGACTGCACTGCCCCCAGTTCCATGCAGTTCCCATGAGGATGCAGGGTCAGCTCTTGGACCGGCATCTCCTGGTCCCCATGGAGCATGGACATGGAAAGGTGCTGCTGGGAGatgggagaaggagctggggggCCCTGGGGGTGGCACCCAAGCTTTGCCCTGACTTACTTTCTTATTCTTCTCATACAGGTCTTTCAAAAGTGCATCCAGCTCATGCTCATCAATGAAGCCATTTCCATCCTGGATGGTGTGGGAGGGACAtcagcagcaggaaggacaCAAGCCCTGCAATTCCCCCTTGGACATGGGCATCCCCAGAccctcacccagcacagccagagatAAACCCAGTTCTCCCACCCCAAACCAGAGCAGGGAATTGCCCCAACCAAAACCATAggatttggggttattt
Proteins encoded in this window:
- the GOT2 gene encoding aspartate aminotransferase, mitochondrial produces the protein MALLHSRRLLAAPRLAAAASRASSWWSHVEMGPPDPILGVTEAYKRDTNSKKMNLGVGAYRDDNGKPYVLNCVRKAEAMIASKKMDKEYLPIGGLADFTRASAELALGENSEAFKSGRYVTVQGISGTGSLRIGANFLQRFFKASRDVYLPKPSWGNHTPIFRDAGMQLQAYRYYDPKTCSLDFSGAMDDISKIPEKSIILLHACAHNPTGVDPRQEQWKELAATVKKRNLLVYFDMAYQGFASGDINRDAWAVRYFIEQGINIVLSQSFAKNMGLYGERAGAFTVICSDADEAKRVESQLKILIRPMYSNPPVNGARIASMILNTPDLRKEWLTEVKGMADRIISMRTQLVSNLKKEGSSHNWQHITDQIGMFCFTGLKPEQVERLIKEFSVYMTKDGRISVAGVTSGNVGYLAHAIHQVTK